One part of the Amphiura filiformis chromosome 5, Afil_fr2py, whole genome shotgun sequence genome encodes these proteins:
- the LOC140152174 gene encoding uncharacterized protein, whose product MTNCFTKKANSTQAFLQRNIRSCPQKIKARCYTTLVRPLLEFSSAAWAPHHKSDINKLESVQRRAARFVMRDYHRTSSVSNMLRQLNWPTLQQRRDTSKLVMLYKSYYGLVDIPPCHLVLLSSRTRGHNLRFVIPRASILVYQHAFFPSTIRMWNALPASLVTAPSCEAFRGGLTNIIP is encoded by the coding sequence ATGACAAATTGCTTTACCAAGAAAGCCAACAGCACTCAAGCATTTCTTCAGCGAAACATCAGAAGCTGCCCACAAAAGATCAAAGCCAGATGTTATACTACACTTGTCAGGCCATTGCTTGAATTCTCCTCAGCTGCATGGGCTCCTCATCATAAATCCGACATCAATAAGCTGGAGTCAGTTCAGAGGCGTGCAGCCCGTTTTGTGATGAGGGACTATCACCGCACGAGCAGTGTATCAAACATGCTCAGGCAGCTTAACTGGCCAACTCTCCAGCAACGCAGAGACACGTCCAAGCTTGTGATGTTGTACAAGAGCTATTATGGTCTTGTTGACATACCACCATGCCACCTTGTGCTGCTGTCATCACGTACAAGAGGTCACAACCTAAGATTTGTGATCCCTCGAGCCTCCATCTTGGTGTACCAACATGCATTCTTCCCCAGTACCATCCGGATGTGGAATGCTCTTCCAGCTTCCTTGGTCACCGCTCCATCCTGTGAGGCATTCAGAGGAGGCCTGACCAACATCATCCCTTAA